The DNA region TGAAGAGAcaccagaggatccacacagcagAGGAGCTCTACCCGTGCGGTGAGTGCGGGAGGCGCTTCACCACGAGGGGACACCTTACCACCCACCAGAGCATCCACACCGGAGAGAGGCCTTTCCAGTGTGACGAGTGTGGACGGTGCTTCCGGCTGGAGATATGCCTGGCTGCCCATCAGAAGACACACACCAAAGGCGGGCCCTATATCTGTGTCCACTGTGGGAAGAGCCTGAGCACACGCATCTACTTCAGCATCCACATGAGAACCCACAAGGAAAAGCGGCCATACGCCTGCACCgagtgtgggaagagctttgTGAAGAAGGGGACGCTGACGGCACACAAGGAGATACACAAACGGGATAAGCCTTTCAAGTGCTCCGACTGCAGCCGATGCTTTGGCCAGAGCGCAACACTGGTGGCTCACCAGAAAATCCATCTCCGCGGGGGGCCATTCATTTGCACCGAGTGCGGGAAAAGTTTGAGCACCAAGAGGTATTTTAATGTCCACCAGAGGAACCACGCAAAGCAGAGGCTACAGGAAGCCACTAGGCAAGTAAATGGCATGCCTCTCCGGGTCATCCAGATTAAAGAGGAACCGGACGTGGCCTTCAAACAGGAGGATAGTTTTAGCCTGGGGAAGAACGTTACAATACCAGGAGCTCACTCAGAGGACGGACCCCAGGAAGGTACTGATTGTGGAACCCAATCCAACCCAAAGATCCTTGTTAGCACTCCGTGGGGAATCCAGACTAAGGAGGAACCAGACATATACCCCGAACATGAGAGAAACATTACAGTAGCTGACCAGAACTTTTACATCAAGGAAGAACCACAGGCCAGCCCCGGCTATGACAACCAATTCAATCCAAAGATGCCTCTCTTTCCTCCATGGGGAATCCAGGCTACAAAGGAAGCTGGGGTGGACAACGAACACCAGAGGGTTGTCACTATGATCGGCAATCATGCAGCATGCCAGAAACCCCACATCAAGGAAGAACCACAGGAGAGCACCGACCACGGAAGCAACTTCAGTCAAAAGACATCTCTTGGCACCATCCAGAGGATCCAGATTAAAGAGGGAGCCGGGGCGGATGGTGAACATGGGGAAAGCTGCAGCCCAAAGAAAAAACATAGAAAACGCCAGAGAACCAGCGAAGAGGGGACTCCTGGTGCATGTACCGAGAGCCGAGCAAACACAAAATGCAAGAAAAATCCCTTGACGAAGGACAGTCCCAAAGCGGAGAGGATATTTCCATGTcccgagtgtgggaaaagcttcaaccAGAAGTCAAATCTTACTAGGCATCGGAAGATCCACACCAGTGAGGGCCCTTATAAGTGAAACGAATGCGGGGAGAGTTTCCGGATGAACAGGAAGCTCATCAGGCATCAGAGGATCCACATGAGCGAGCCCTTTAAATGCACCGAGTGTGGAAAAAGTTTCACCCAGAGGTCAAACCTTGTGAGGCACCAGCGGATCCACACCAGGGAGGAGCCATACAAATGTCCCGAATGCGAGAAGACCTTCAATCAGAAGGCCAACCTCTTCAGGCACCAGACGATCCACATCAGGATGGGACCATGCAAATGCACCAagtgtgggaaatgcttcacTCAGAAGAAAAACCTTATTAGACACCAGACGCTGCACTCCAGAGGCGGGGCTTATAAATGCACGGTGTGTGGGAAACGGTACAGACTGAAGAAATATCTGAGGAGGCACCAGAAAATCCATATGAGGGAGGGACCCACCGGGCGTGCAAAACGGGGGGAAAAACTGGGGGTACCAATGAGCATTAGCAACCACCCCCAGACCCACCCAGAACAAAGAGAGCTCCCGGCTGTGAAAAGTGAGGAGAGCAACCTCTAGCCACAGAGCAAAGCCCACAAAGGAAGGTGATAagcatggaccaaattctgcagtcTTTAGTGGAGCAAACTCCTACTGTAAACAGGaggaggcagtgtggctgggattcaggagacctgcgtCCAGTTCCTGGGTCTgtcacttgggcaagtcagtttccctccccatgcctcagtttcctcatctgtaaaatggggttaaggATACTGACCTTCTTGGTAAAGAGCAAGGTAGTATTATTATTAACCAGAGATTTGCTCCACTGAAGAATGCGGAGTTTAGCCCAATCAGCCTCAACTCTTAAACAGGCTGAATGTATTCAGGTGCAAAGTATTGATTTTGATTGTACCATTTTGCTTCTGGAAGAGAAGTGGGGAATGTATCTGCTGAGTCTGGCTCTGAGAAATGTGCATCGCCCACGTAGTTCTAACACGGACATCGCTCCCATCGATATCAGAGGTCAGCTCTGGGACTGaaactcaggatgaaatgcagcaGACGTAaaggccagcattttcaaaccggggtgggggtgggggtgagattAGGCTGCAGAAAGAAAGATGTCTCAGGCTGGGTACCTAACGTGGAGATACTCAAACTCtatggccacttttgaaaatttggctggCAGTGAGCAAATGCTGCTCTCCCAGTATATCTACACTGAAGTTGGATGTGTACTTTCCAGCCTGGGTAGATGTACACACACTAGCTTTGAGAGAATAGGAGtcccctgccagctgggagaccagccagagactccatgaaacACACAGTTCTCTTAATCCCAGAAGAAACACTACTGGACAATCCCTGCACTTGTTCAGTACCAACCAGGTCCTTCCTAGTTCAAAGACAAGGCCTGGCTGAAAGTTAATACATGAGCAGGGACAGGTGGTCACAATGAGGTGGGGAAGAGTCACAGGAGTTAGTGACACACCAGCCACATAATGCAATGagactaaaggcttgtctacacttgaaatgctacagtacTCCCATTGGCATAAGTGATCCATATCCCCGAGAGGCGctagctaggtcaacggaaggtagtgctgtctacaccaggggttagggcagcataactatgttgctcaggaggggtttttttcacacccctgaaggATGTAGCTAGGTCGACCTTATTTTTTGGGGTAGATTGCggctgagctagcatgctaaccACAGCAGTGTAGCCACAACAACATGGATCTCAGAGAGGGTTGTGCTCTGGTGGTTAGCTCGTGCTGCCGGCCACTTCCTAAAAATATTGCTgtagctcagtcagagctagcacATGCACACACCTCCCCGAGCTGGAGCTGACACCTtcgctgcagtgtagacatcccctcgGCCATATCCATGAGAAGCTGGTACCTGAGCGTAAGCGAGAGCGGCCATCTCGGTCTAGCATCTTGCTATATCTGTGACTAGAGGAAATAGAAGATGCTCCAGAAGCATCAATAGCTTCAGCAGCTCAGGATAGGTGCTCTTtcgtactatttttttttccccagaaagtgATGGTGAAGGTCACTACAGGATTTTGAATTTATTGGGCATTATTTAGGGATTAAAGAAAGAAGCAATCAAAATCTCTGGGACAGGCTGCACCCCTTCTGACTGGGGCTTCCATGGACTAGAAGAACAGAAGCCCTTTATCCTTTAGATAGGTCTAGTTTCATTGTGTTGTGTGATGAGAGCTGCGAAGTGGCTTGGGGGCAAGTAACAGAGTTCACCACTCTTTCTTGCTCTTTGCTACTTGTTATAATGGTGTGTATTCCTCAGACTATGGGATCTTTAATGTGGCTGGCAGGGGTCACCACTGGATCTTGAAGAACATTGGCAAACCAGAGATCTGGAGGGAGCCTGAGACCACCACAGCCAGACACTCTGCCCAACCAACCCAGAGTGCTCTCAGCAACGTTGCTTATGTGACTGAAGTGAACACAGCAGCTGAGGGACGTGCACTAAGGATCACTGCGTAGCTGGAATTCTTCTAGGAGTAGAGTCAAGTCAAGTAGTGGTCAGTTATTAGGCATTAGTTCTACAGCTTGATTTTGTATATGAAAAGCTTCTCCTTCATCTCATCATCCCAAGAGAGGTTGCACACGATGGGCTTTGATTTACCCCCATGGCATAGGTGTTACAGCGATCATTGAGCCCAAGGGCGAGGAGTCATGTCTGGGCAGGAATGGGGGTGGCTGCGGAGGGAAGGACAATTTTAATCTCTGCCTGGGGTCTCCATAGGAACCACACTGGAGGAGATGGCCTAGGAAATAAGCTGAATCAGTCCATCTCCTGGATGGTAGTGCCCAGTCCCTTGGGACTCGATCCACTCCTGGTAGACTGTCAACCTAGTACCCGGTGGAACGCAGGCAATGAATCTAGGACAATATACTAGGTCTCACAGTGAGGAATATTCCAGAGCTCCTCACTTGAGGGCCCAAGTGTGTAACCAAGAGAAGAATTATTTATCCTCCCATTCTTTGGATGTAATCGTTTTCTTCTCCTTAGACTAGTTTTGTGGCCTAGAGATTTACCCCGGAGGAAGCAGCTATGTTtgaggattttgttttgtatgtcgATACTTCTTTTATCAAGATACATAGAACAATAAACTGCCCTCAATCCATCTACTCTGCTTTCCCAGGCATCACTGGGCATTGCACCATGGACCGAGGGCAGCAGCCAGACCTCAGCTCATGGGGGAAACCAATACTGACAGATTATACAGTCTCCTCAATaaagtaagtattttaaaaaaccaaacaaaaatcaaGCCTCCATTCTGCTTTGTACCACTGGTCCCTAATTGCAGAATTGGACTGCCCCGTGGCCCCAGCACATGAATATTTGAGTTAAATGAATTTCTGGTGTCAATGATACATTGCCCTGTATTGTTCTTCTTGCATACTGCAATGCTTTGTGATAGCCTGTGTTATGTAAGACTCATCCATTGCAGAGCTAAAgatctgggggaattctgcgctcTAAAAAGGCATTTTCCAAGCTGTATAATGCTGTCATTTGGTTGTGCTGACATTTCCATagcctgactcagcagccagTGGACAGGACAAAACTTGACAGAGAACATGGTGGACTTATGgaagtgctgctgctgtggcCTGGCTAAAGCATTGGGCTGGGACTCAGCTGACAtaggttctgttcctagctctgcccttACTCTGCTTGgagaacttgggcaagtcacatcgctgctctgtgcctcagttttcctgctctgtaaaatggggataaatgtataaagcacttatatagcacttctCACTACTAGATCTCTAAGAGCAGAGCTAAGTATTAGTATACTGGTACTTCTCCAGGACTTCATGGCGGCCTCTCTGTGGATATATCCCCCAGGAGGGAGTAGAATCAAGGACCAGTGCTCACTGTGGCATTGCACTCGTCGGGCGCTCCAGAGAGGTAGGCCAAGGGGACATCCCATGAGTAGCAAGCACTCTGCCAATGGGAGTACAGGTCCGGGGGAATCAGGTCAGGAGCCAGCACTGTACTACGTGGCAGTTCCATTCCCTGGGCATCTCCAGGATCTGCAGGAATGAGCAATCCCACTCTCTATCCACTCTGTGCCCTCTCCAAGGATTGCTTCCTGGGTCCTGCAGCCGGTCAGCCTCAGAGCCCCTCTCACAGCAGAGACACacatggcagctgctgctggcactgggTGCTTGCCCCATTgtattctgacctcctgccctTGAGCTTAATGGGCTATAGGCCCTCAGTGAGGCCTGGCTGGTTTGTCAGGGGAAAAGTCACAAAACTGCAGGGAACACAAATGCAAAAAGTCACACCACTTAATAAAATTGCCTTCATTCTGCAACAAAACCACTTTACTAAAATCCCGCTcacgctcccctcccctcccctccagcactgAAGGCAGACAAAGGCAAATGCACAGCGCAGTGAGTGAGAAGAGGCTGTGGGTGTGACTGTGCTCTCTAGGGTCAAAGGTGGGGCTGACGCTGCTGGAGTCCAGGCCCTTACGGCAGAGTAAAACGAGGggtaaggaggaggagaagaatcaAGCCAGCTGACTTCTAAAAAGAAACCTccgagtagggtgaccagatgtcccgattttatagggacagtcctgattttggggtctttttcttatataggcttctattactcccTACCccctttttcacatttgctgcctggtcaccttACTCTGGCAGTCCCATGTTTGGCCATGTTACCTCATGGCTGCACTGCCTTATCGTCAGCCGCGTGGCACATTCATCGCTCCCCTCGGTTTCAGTTGGCTGCTCGGCCCTTGAATCAGACCCATTGGTACCAATGGGCCTAAGGGATAGGCCACAAGCATCTGGAAAGGAAGCAGATCATGGCAAGAGCATTTGGGTGGGGGGGGTCTGGATGGAGGAGAGAGGCCTGATACCTTTCATCTccggctagggtgaccagacagcaagtgtgaaaaatcgggacaggaggtggggggtaataggttcCTACATACgacagccccaaatatcaggactgtctcataaaatcaggacatctggtcaccagaGCCTGCTCTaggtgttttgctgccccaagcaaaggagaaggaaaaaaaaaaaacacacctccaAGAGAGCAAGTattgaagcaaaaaaaaataaaaagtctggaatgccgcccctgaaattgtgccaccccaagcacgttcttggtttgctggtgcccagagctggccctgctggtcaTCCTATCTCTGGGGGAACCCTACGTGTTTCACATGCTCTAAACACCAAGCAGCACTATCATACGCTCACCTTACTGCTGGAAGTTCTGGCAACTGGCTGGCACACAGGACGTGACATAAGGAAGGAGGGAAAATTTAGGCCAAGGACACCAGGGCAAACATCTGCTCTTACAAAAAGTCCCCTGGGATGTTTACCGCCCACGTGAAGCACTGGTGGTTCCATAAGGTCTGATCCGAAAAAGCCAAGCCCAGTAGACTGCACGGAACTCAACTCCTGAAGGATGGAATTGATCCTACCATGACCAGTGGCTCAGGAGttgctccagtgaagtcagtgggactggaccagtgcttaatttgtgctagggctgAGCCCCGGCCCCTCTGGGCTTGGCTGTTCAGAGCCCCGGACCCCGCTGGGCTTGgctgtgtcagttatgaaagtaaaaaatttgcttgagccccggcacctaaTTGTTTGAGTCCTGGCATCTCTTCCATTACAGATTAAACACTGGTCTGCAGCACCAGCACAAAAGCTGGGTGAGCCGAGAATCAGGCACTACAGTTGCAGCATCAGCTGCTTCGGCTACTAAAATGTCTCCTCCAGTTTA from Chelonoidis abingdonii isolate Lonesome George chromosome 2, CheloAbing_2.0, whole genome shotgun sequence includes:
- the LOC116833243 gene encoding LOW QUALITY PROTEIN: uncharacterized protein LOC116833243 (The sequence of the model RefSeq protein was modified relative to this genomic sequence to represent the inferred CDS: substituted 1 base at 1 genomic stop codon), whose amino-acid sequence is MKDPAKRAAQKTHMCPECGKSFSKKGNLKRHQRIHTAEELYPCGECGRRFTTRGHLTTHQSIHTGERPFQCDECGRCFRLEICLAAHQKTHTKGGPYICVHCGKSLSTRIYFSIHMRTHKEKRPYACTECGKSFVKKGTLTAHKEIHKRDKPFKCSDCSRCFGQSATLVAHQKIHLRGGPFICTECGKSLSTKRYFNVHQRNHAKQRLQEATRQVNGMPLRVIQIKEEPDVAFKQEDSFSLGKNVTIPGAHSEDGPQEGTDCGTQSNPKILVSTPWGIQTKEEPDIYPEHERNITVADQNFYIKEEPQASPGYDNQFNPKMPLFPPWGIQATKEAGVDNEHQRVVTMIGNHAACQKPHIKEEPQESTDHGSNFSQKTSLGTIQRIQIKEGAGADGEHGESCSPKKKHRKRQRTSEEGTPGACTESRANTKCKKNPLTKDSPKAERIFPCPECGKSFNQKSNLTRHRKIHTSEGPYKXNECGESFRMNRKLIRHQRIHMSEPFKCTECGKSFTQRSNLVRHQRIHTREEPYKCPECEKTFNQKANLFRHQTIHIRMGPCKCTKCGKCFTQKKNLIRHQTLHSRGGAYKCTVCGKRYRLKKYLRRHQKIHMREGPTGRAKRGEKLGVPMSISNHPQTHPEQRELPAVKSEESNL